Within the Gadus chalcogrammus isolate NIFS_2021 chromosome 15, NIFS_Gcha_1.0, whole genome shotgun sequence genome, the region ACAAAGCTGACGCTAACAGAGCTAACGGTTAGTAAATGAGAGCATTACCTTTTTCCCATGAGCCTCCAGGCCGGGCTCTCGGAGCGATGAGGTCACGTTCGTCTGGAGGGGGGGTACAgatgagtgtggggggggggatacagagGAGGCAATGTCAGGACCGATCCATGCCGTCTGAATAAACAGTGTGACTCTGGTCCCTCCTGTCCCTGCCTTACTCAGCGCCCAATCAGCAGCTGTCCGTGTGaccctatcagccaatcaggggcTATGCCTGCGTTATTACATGTGTTTAATGCTAACAGTCATCTGATGCCCACCAGTGTaccggtggtggtggggttcagtatttagtcatttataatctttatttataataatatatttgtgtTCTTCTAGGCATCGTAGTGTTTGATGTTCTTTGTGTAGTAAATGAGTCAAGTGAAGGTATCGGATCGGCCGTTAACATTTGAGGCAGTATCGGAGGAATGTCCAATCCTGGTACCGGTATCGGACCGACCCTAATCAGGACAATGACATCGTCTGGTCGCGCTCACAGGAAGGCGCTCAAACACGAGGGGGTCTCCACCGACCTGGGCTAGAGAGGTGCTCCGGGCTCGCCTCTGGTCTGCCATGgctccgccccttcctccctgaTTGGACGAGCACTTGAAGCAGCTCCACTGCTGCGGTCGCGCCGAGCCGGAGCCACTCCCACAGTCTTTGGCCTGCAGGCACTGGCAGTGGTACAGGTGGCCACAGCTGgaggcagaaacacacaaacacacacacacaaacacacaaggtcACCAACAATTCATTGAATCAGAATACACAATGTTTCAGGATATACAAATGTTCAGCACGGTTTCTGTCGCCATCGCAGAAACTATTTCACAGAAAACGGTTTCCATGCGACTTCAGGTAACTCCATTTATATGAGCAATACCTAGCTCTGTAAGCAGCTAGGcagctctatgtgtgtgtacggttttctgtgtgtgtatgtgtgtatgtgtatgtgtgtgcgtatgtgtgtgtgtgtgtgctgagccctcgggttgacccctgacctgaaGATGACGATCTCCTCGGGGGGGTCGTGGCGCCGCCTGTACTGCAGCAGGCAGATGTTGCAGGTGTCCTGCCGCGGCACCAGCCCCCGCGTCACGCTGGCCCGCAGGTGGGCCAGGGACCAGTGGAGGTCGTGGTTCAGCAGGCTGGTGGTGGTCTCAAGGagggtctgggggaggggggggggggagaggagagagagagagagagaaagagaaagagccaTAAATAAACAGGATAATTAATTTATAATGACAATAATTAATCATATACGGTGAATGTTaatcaatattttttataatgtttAAATTGTAATTGAATGCATGTCTTCTTGCCATATTTGACCTTGTGATCTCTGTTTAGCACTGACCCCTGTCCTGTCCTGGTGCGTTGaccctgtgattggctgccctACCTGAGGCATGTGAGTTTGTGGGGGTACCTGCTCATAGTtgaaagtgtgagtgtgtgtgtgtggtacctgCTCATAGTTGAAGGTGTGAGTGGTACCTGCTCATAGTTGaaggcgtgagtgtgtgtgtgtggtggtactTGCTCATAGTTGAAGGTGTGAGCGGTACCTGCTCATTGTTTAAGGTGTGAGTGGTACCTGCTCATAGTtgaaggtgtgagtgtgtgtgtggtacctgCTCATAGTtgaaggtgtgagtgtgtgtgtggtacctgCTCATAGTTGAAGGTGTCCAGCATACCCAGGATCAGACCCTGGATCTCTGACAGCTTCCCTTTACCGTACACTGGgtcctgagacacacacacacacacacacacacacacacacacacacacacacacagaaccgtacacacgaacacacataaatacatacaaacaaacaaacacacaaaaggaaacacgcacacacacacacacacactgtggcaacccgccacgttgagcgcaccaactcctcccaaacaggacacaatTGCGTTGCGAAAAGCcaaaaaaaaggcatgtttatttcagaacataaaagtctctccaaacacaaataacgtacgacctgggaggaatcaacggtcccctccttcgtgggtggaatcccgtcacccacgaggaccggtctctccgtgctggagctccagggctgggagagccccgaatgagtggagaagcgggctatttaagccctgcttctccacttgttcctcaggtgttctgaatatccttaattggcctgggccgggttgccacaacacacacacacacacacacacacacacacacacacacacacacacacacacacacacatacaattaaTAAGCATCCTGCCCATCCACTATAGAGGATAAAAAAGCTCCAGTATTAAGGACAAAAAAATGCCCAAATCCACCCTGCCGCAGATGTTATTGTTattcttttttaatttcctGTTTATTAAATCTTGATattctcctcccctttctccggCAGAATGCAGCTGGGACTTGAATGTTCACCCAAAAATAGGACTTTTAGGAAAGAGGAGCTTTCTGTAAATGACGGTGTTATTTCAGATCAACGGGCCTATCGGAGCATGTTGGAGAACTCCCGCCAGGCGCAGGTGAGGGGGGAGTGGCCTAACTTACACACCCGCAGGGTCCTCTGTAACCCTTACCCTCAATGTTAGACAGTCAACAGTATGCATTATTATTCCCATGGCTTAGGGGGCGCTCTACAGCACCGGTTAAGTGTAACTGGTAACATTGTTCGGGTGCTAGTAAATCAGAGTTAAAATGGATATCAACGTCTGGACCTGCGTTCGACACGCATGATGATACGACGAAACGCTTCCAGAGGGAGCAAGGAACGGTACGCTCATTCAGGGGCATGAAGTGTAAACAAAAACATCTGAATAATCTAAACTGGTACTCCCTGTAAAATGGGGGTAGATTGACAGGTAACGCATGGGATAGACAGTGCAATTATATATACAACCACCAGATGGCgccgtttcaattccattcaaaaagctttatggcacgactattgttGTGAACATTATTGCCAATGCATTACTTACTTGTTAatgctaaataataataacaatatagataaaaacaattatatatatatgcatgtatataatatatattttttctttttttcaatacattgtTAGTCAAGGCAGGGCCCtagtgttgttaaggcggccgccttaacaacactaggtgtgtgtgtgtgtgtgtgtgtgtgtgtgtgtgtgtgtgtgtgtgtgtgtgtgtgtgtgtgtgtgtgtgtgtgtgggtgtgtgtgtgtgtgtgtgtgtgtgtgtgtgtgtgtgtgtgtgtgtgtggttgtgggtgtgggtgtgtgtgtgtgtgtgtgtgtgtgtggttgtgggtgtgggtgtgggtgtgtgtgtgtgtgtctgtgtgtttgaccctGCTGAGAGACTTGACTAGGACTCCCTGCTGAGAGA harbors:
- the LOC130404569 gene encoding vacuolar protein sorting-associated protein 8 homolog, translating into MLDTFNYEQTLLETTTSLLNHDLHWSLAHLRASVTRGLVPRQDTCNICLLQYRRRHDPPEEIVIFSCGHLYHCQCLQAKDCGSGSGSARPQQWSCFKCSSNQGGRGGAMADQRRARSTSLAQTNVTSSLREPGLEAHGKKLFVEATLDPQQAQSWDHLRCLYHGPSRLAILSELTHCHGNEKAGLLHPAPQGTGSVFHSEDFKLKQCSAPCCMEPSGNDPTKTLDRKQSKIGECDVT